From the genome of Virgibacillus siamensis, one region includes:
- a CDS encoding PLP-dependent transferase, with amino-acid sequence MRFETKAIHSGRSIDKSTSSVTMPIHPSTTFEREADGSYPNDFVYSRENNPNRRALEDCLTSLEDGHDCVTFTSGMAAIISLIEALPSEKPRRVIMPRKSKAY; translated from the coding sequence ATGCGTTTTGAAACAAAAGCCATTCACTCTGGGCGTTCAATTGACAAATCAACCAGCTCTGTTACCATGCCCATCCATCCTTCTACCACGTTTGAACGTGAGGCAGATGGTTCTTACCCAAATGATTTCGTATATAGCCGTGAAAATAATCCTAACCGCCGTGCTCTCGAGGACTGCCTGACTTCGCTTGAGGATGGGCATGATTGTGTCACTTTCACGTCGGGAATGGCAGCAATTATATCATTAATTGAAGCTCTTCCTTCTGAAAAACCGCGCCGGGTGATTATGCCAAGAAAAAGTAAGGCATATTAA
- a CDS encoding FMN-binding negative transcriptional regulator, giving the protein MYIPKHFEIDDEEVIFKIMEENSFAALFSQHQGQPYATHLPLTLDREERYLYGHFAKPNKQWQDIEDQEVLAVFQGPHCYISSSWYETNKAVPTWNYVAAHVQGRVEIIDRAELMDSLHQMVLKYEDTDSSYQWDELDTHFLEGQAKGIIGFKIKIDKIEGKAKLSQNHSAERLKLVIAQLEQSTSEGEKKIASYMKTILEKKAYDNNL; this is encoded by the coding sequence ATTTATATTCCAAAACACTTTGAAATCGACGATGAAGAAGTGATTTTTAAGATAATGGAGGAAAACAGCTTTGCTGCACTATTTTCCCAACATCAGGGGCAACCGTATGCGACCCACCTTCCTTTAACTTTGGATAGAGAAGAAAGATATTTGTACGGTCACTTTGCAAAACCAAATAAGCAGTGGCAAGATATAGAGGACCAGGAGGTACTTGCCGTTTTTCAGGGGCCGCATTGTTATATCTCGTCCTCCTGGTATGAAACAAATAAAGCTGTACCAACATGGAATTATGTAGCTGCTCATGTACAAGGACGGGTCGAGATAATAGACAGAGCAGAATTGATGGATTCCCTGCATCAAATGGTATTGAAATATGAAGATACAGATAGTTCCTATCAATGGGACGAATTGGATACTCATTTTTTAGAAGGACAGGCAAAAGGCATTATTGGCTTCAAAATCAAGATTGATAAAATCGAAGGAAAGGCAAAGTTGAGTCAAAATCATTCCGCTGAGCGATTAAAGCTTGTTATTGCGCAACTCGAACAATCCACAAGTGAGGGTGAGAAAAAAATTGCATCTTATATGAAAACCATTCTTGAAAAGAAAGCTTATGACAATAATCTTTAA
- a CDS encoding DUF3048 domain-containing protein encodes MKRIILILISLLILVMIAGCQNQQEKKTTEEQPEKETVEKQKKEAPDETKAKPNKSNPVKRVATTGVPIKEADKRKNYFGVIVENSVDARPHTGLVNADVVYEMEVEYNITRFLALFHSDIPEKIGPVRSARHYFLPIFQSWNAPFIHYGGTIFAYNNLKRKDLTHLDGIGNGNTYFERDNSRAAPHNAYLITDRLPDLKQKPRNPHFEYTDKVSGFDENVSKITINYSDPNNVHTSYQYDKKAKVYRRILENKPHTDRVTGTQIKTKNLFILYAKHRDMATDGGYIHINFNTKGELDYYVNEKKINGKWKNIKGNIVFFDGIGHKIKALPGKTWIQVVDKQRKSIVEEKGR; translated from the coding sequence ATGAAACGGATCATCCTTATATTGATCAGCTTGCTCATTTTAGTCATGATTGCCGGTTGTCAAAACCAGCAAGAAAAAAAGACAACTGAAGAACAACCCGAAAAAGAAACAGTGGAAAAACAAAAAAAGGAAGCACCAGATGAAACCAAGGCGAAACCGAATAAATCAAATCCGGTTAAACGAGTTGCAACAACAGGCGTTCCAATAAAAGAAGCCGATAAGCGTAAAAACTACTTTGGTGTCATCGTCGAGAATTCAGTGGATGCAAGGCCGCACACAGGTCTTGTGAATGCGGATGTTGTATATGAAATGGAAGTGGAATACAACATCACCCGTTTCCTCGCACTTTTTCACAGTGACATACCGGAAAAAATCGGCCCGGTCCGGAGCGCCAGACATTACTTTCTGCCAATATTTCAATCATGGAATGCACCTTTTATTCACTATGGAGGCACTATTTTTGCCTATAACAATTTAAAAAGGAAAGATCTCACCCATTTGGACGGAATCGGCAATGGGAATACGTATTTCGAACGCGATAATAGCAGAGCAGCACCCCATAATGCATATTTGATTACCGACAGGCTTCCGGACCTTAAACAGAAACCGCGGAACCCACACTTTGAATACACAGATAAGGTTTCCGGATTCGACGAAAACGTATCAAAAATAACGATTAATTATTCCGACCCTAACAACGTACACACTTCGTATCAATATGATAAAAAAGCAAAAGTTTATCGTCGTATTCTCGAAAATAAACCGCATACAGACAGGGTAACAGGAACACAGATTAAAACGAAAAATTTGTTTATCTTATATGCAAAACATCGTGATATGGCAACAGACGGCGGCTATATTCACATCAACTTTAATACAAAAGGCGAACTGGATTACTATGTAAATGAAAAGAAAATCAATGGCAAATGGAAAAATATTAAAGGGAATATTGTTTTCTTTGATGGTATAGGACACAAGATAAAAGCCTTGCCAGGCAAGACATGGATTCAGGTTGTTGATAAACAGAGAAAATCGATTGTTGAGGAGAAAGGTAGATAA
- a CDS encoding DMT family transporter, whose protein sequence is MSDRNKGILLLLVSALGFSLMGAFVKLSGDLPTSQKAFFRNIVAAIITLGFVLYHKERVFGKKENQKLLLARSALGTVGIVLNFYAIDRLVLSDAEMLNKLSPFILIIFSAIFLNEVARRFQVMAVIVAFIGALFIIQPEFSVDIYPYIIGVLGAVFAAGAYTFLRVLGNKEKYYTVVFYFSFFATVVLLPFTIVFYEPMSVQQWIYLILAGACATAGQFGITLAYKFAPANEISIFFYSTVVYSALLSIVLFGQIPTLISVIGYIIIFGSSFYMFLKNNQTDMKQAK, encoded by the coding sequence ATGTCTGATCGCAACAAGGGCATTTTGTTATTGTTGGTTTCGGCGCTGGGCTTTTCATTGATGGGGGCATTCGTGAAGCTGAGCGGTGATTTGCCGACTTCGCAAAAAGCCTTTTTTCGAAATATCGTAGCTGCAATTATTACATTGGGATTCGTGCTTTATCATAAAGAAAGAGTTTTCGGGAAAAAAGAAAATCAAAAACTTTTACTTGCACGTTCGGCACTTGGCACTGTCGGGATTGTGCTGAATTTTTATGCCATCGACCGGTTGGTGTTGTCAGATGCCGAGATGCTTAACAAACTCAGTCCGTTCATCCTGATTATATTTTCGGCGATTTTCCTGAATGAGGTTGCCCGCCGGTTCCAGGTTATGGCTGTTATTGTGGCGTTTATCGGCGCATTATTCATTATTCAGCCTGAATTTTCCGTGGATATATACCCATATATAATAGGTGTGCTTGGGGCGGTGTTTGCTGCAGGTGCATATACATTTCTGCGGGTGTTGGGAAACAAGGAAAAATATTATACCGTCGTGTTTTATTTTTCCTTTTTTGCAACCGTGGTGCTGCTGCCATTCACCATCGTTTTTTATGAACCGATGAGTGTGCAGCAATGGATTTATCTTATACTGGCTGGAGCTTGTGCCACTGCAGGTCAATTTGGGATTACGCTTGCATATAAGTTCGCACCGGCCAACGAAATTTCAATTTTCTTTTATTCGACCGTTGTTTATTCCGCTTTATTGAGTATTGTTCTGTTCGGACAAATTCCGACCTTGATTAGTGTCATCGGCTACATCATTATTTTTGGTTCATCTTTCTACATGTTTTTGAAAAATAATCAAACGGACATGAAGCAGGCAAAATAG
- a CDS encoding hydroxyacid dehydrogenase, protein MKVLVTELMWKDGMEELERNGYTVDYDKELARKREELLELVPNYDALIVRNETKVDPELLDAAKNTKVIGRLGVGVDNIDLQAAKERNLPVIIAKNANATSVAEYVMASMLDASRPLNAADADVRKGNWNRKRFTGYELNGKTLGLVGMGEIANRVAKRANAFGMHVIGYDPFVAPFDHVLAETGVRPVDELNKLLAESDFVSIHVPKTKATQHMINKDNLKQMKAHAYIINSARGGIVHEQDLAEAVQSENLAGAYLDVLETEPVQKDSPLAKVESISLSPHIAGSTDEAQSRTAMLIANEVMKVLNGGKSICAVV, encoded by the coding sequence ATGAAGGTGCTTGTTACGGAATTAATGTGGAAAGATGGTATGGAAGAGCTGGAACGGAATGGTTATACTGTGGATTATGATAAGGAGTTGGCACGGAAAAGAGAGGAACTGCTTGAACTGGTACCCAATTATGATGCGCTCATTGTCCGGAATGAAACGAAGGTCGATCCGGAATTGCTTGATGCCGCTAAAAACACTAAAGTTATTGGGAGGCTTGGAGTGGGTGTGGATAATATTGATCTGCAAGCCGCAAAAGAAAGAAATTTGCCAGTCATTATAGCCAAAAATGCAAACGCCACATCTGTTGCCGAGTATGTGATGGCTTCGATGCTGGATGCATCCCGTCCTTTGAATGCAGCGGATGCCGATGTACGTAAAGGTAATTGGAACCGGAAACGATTTACCGGATATGAATTGAACGGAAAAACGCTTGGACTTGTCGGAATGGGGGAAATCGCCAACCGTGTGGCAAAAAGGGCAAACGCATTTGGGATGCATGTTATTGGCTACGATCCGTTTGTTGCTCCCTTTGATCATGTACTGGCGGAAACCGGGGTTCGTCCGGTTGATGAGCTCAATAAACTACTCGCAGAATCGGATTTTGTTTCAATTCATGTCCCAAAAACAAAAGCGACACAGCATATGATTAACAAAGATAATTTGAAGCAGATGAAGGCGCATGCCTATATTATCAATTCAGCAAGAGGTGGAATTGTTCACGAACAGGATCTTGCCGAAGCGGTGCAATCAGAAAATCTTGCCGGTGCTTATCTCGATGTCCTGGAAACAGAACCGGTTCAGAAAGATTCACCGCTCGCCAAAGTGGAATCTATTTCTCTTTCTCCGCATATTGCCGGATCGACGGATGAAGCACAATCCCGAACAGCCATGCTGATTGCAAATGAAGTAATGAAGGTGCTTAACGGAGGAAAGTCGATTTGTGCAGTTGTTTGA
- a CDS encoding M4 family metallopeptidase yields MKKKWVIPMVLTAAMITTPVGTSAHGATVTGVKQTEQQVQKLKANQLNVPVFVTAKDLQNNGQTDARFLLDSNKKTLNMKNSNFNVKETKKDKLGMKHVTLQQTINGVPVEGSEVIVHYGKDGQVNTLNGYYNRAARHDDISVKPSISKDQALDTAKKSVSAPSALPYDPTVKLVVYPYKGKNYLAYKTNVNFLGKNPGNWYVYVNAKNGNVIDKVNTIMDLGQYKKASGSGFGVLVEHRNLHISHKNIPDDGVGTLFFLNDISHENLDGIRTYDFNNQWSGQFPGELYSDKDAAFHDKYDRAAVDAHYNSEKVYEYYMEEHNRNSIDGEGMAIISTVHFGKNFNNAFWNGKQMTYGDGDGDFFIPLSAGLDVAAHEMTHGVTTHTAGLHYRNQSGALNESFSDIFGALVDKEDWEVGEEIMGDEAVASGRTSLRSLSNPNKYKVSADYVPYGDGSGTYPSHMDQFYDLPLALDNGGVHINSSIFNHAAYLIGTEIGKDKLGQIYYRALVHYLTPTSNFSDARRAVVQSATDLYGANSTEVQACIEGFDEVGITK; encoded by the coding sequence ATGAAGAAGAAATGGGTCATCCCAATGGTACTTACAGCTGCTATGATCACGACTCCGGTCGGTACTTCCGCACATGGAGCAACCGTAACTGGTGTCAAACAAACAGAGCAGCAGGTTCAGAAGCTTAAGGCAAATCAACTGAATGTACCTGTATTTGTAACAGCAAAGGACTTGCAAAATAACGGCCAAACCGATGCACGATTCCTCTTAGACAGCAACAAAAAAACCCTCAACATGAAAAACTCCAATTTTAATGTAAAAGAAACGAAAAAGGACAAGCTCGGCATGAAACATGTAACACTGCAGCAAACCATCAACGGTGTTCCTGTAGAAGGCAGTGAAGTTATTGTCCACTATGGAAAAGATGGCCAGGTTAACACGTTAAATGGCTATTACAACCGTGCGGCCAGGCATGATGACATATCTGTTAAACCATCCATATCAAAAGACCAAGCATTGGATACAGCAAAGAAATCCGTGTCCGCCCCAAGTGCACTTCCATATGATCCAACAGTTAAGCTTGTGGTGTATCCTTACAAGGGTAAAAACTATTTGGCGTATAAAACAAACGTGAATTTTCTCGGGAAAAACCCGGGAAACTGGTATGTTTACGTTAATGCAAAAAACGGCAACGTAATTGATAAAGTAAATACAATCATGGATTTAGGACAATACAAGAAGGCTTCAGGATCCGGATTTGGCGTGCTGGTAGAACACCGAAACCTTCATATTTCCCATAAAAATATTCCTGATGATGGGGTGGGCACTCTATTCTTCCTGAATGATATTTCACATGAAAATCTTGACGGCATTCGGACGTATGATTTTAACAATCAATGGAGTGGTCAATTTCCAGGTGAATTATATTCCGATAAAGACGCTGCATTTCATGACAAATATGATCGTGCCGCAGTAGATGCGCACTACAACTCTGAAAAAGTTTACGAGTATTATATGGAAGAACATAATCGGAACTCTATTGACGGAGAAGGCATGGCAATCATTTCAACCGTTCATTTCGGTAAAAATTTCAACAATGCTTTCTGGAATGGTAAACAAATGACATACGGAGATGGTGATGGGGACTTTTTCATTCCGCTTTCCGCCGGTTTGGATGTTGCAGCCCATGAGATGACACACGGAGTCACTACGCATACTGCCGGATTGCATTACCGTAATCAATCCGGTGCTTTGAATGAGTCGTTCTCTGATATATTCGGCGCACTGGTGGACAAAGAAGACTGGGAGGTCGGCGAGGAAATTATGGGGGATGAAGCAGTGGCATCAGGAAGAACATCTCTAAGAAGCCTTAGCAATCCAAACAAATATAAAGTTTCGGCAGACTATGTGCCATATGGAGACGGCAGCGGCACATATCCGTCCCATATGGATCAGTTTTATGATTTGCCGCTTGCATTGGATAACGGAGGCGTACACATCAACTCCTCCATTTTCAATCATGCTGCATATCTGATTGGAACGGAAATCGGAAAGGACAAGCTCGGTCAAATCTATTACCGTGCATTGGTACACTATTTAACTCCGACATCCAATTTTAGTGATGCCAGACGTGCAGTCGTGCAATCCGCCACTGACCTTTATGGCGCGAACAGCACCGAGGTACAAGCATGCATTGAAGGATTTGATGAAGTCGGAATTACAAAATAA
- a CDS encoding helix-turn-helix domain-containing protein, protein MSGNYPEIDEVISFIHQNLYEPISLSGLAREAAYSPYHFTRIFKERTGLTPQYYVASVRLQKAKDLLINTNLSVRDIGMEIGQQSLGTFTTRFTKRVGLSPSQFRHSRQQAGEDFFALKQLNKSRLLLHDVQRKVEVKGIIRGEAPFDGFVLIGLFPKPIPEGMPLYGTLLFSLGNFSFSNVKPGTYYLMATSVTWDMQPIDFLLPHRTLRYKANGPLIVKPNLPVPFLDITLRSPRLDDPPILISLPRLMNNFLQRTNQ, encoded by the coding sequence ATGTCCGGCAACTATCCTGAAATAGATGAAGTAATCAGCTTTATTCATCAGAATCTGTACGAGCCGATTTCACTTTCGGGGCTGGCTCGCGAGGCTGCTTACAGTCCATATCATTTCACCCGTATTTTTAAGGAGCGAACCGGGCTGACACCGCAGTATTATGTCGCTTCTGTCCGGTTGCAGAAGGCAAAAGACTTGCTGATCAATACTAATCTGAGTGTCCGTGATATTGGAATGGAGATTGGTCAGCAAAGTCTTGGAACTTTCACTACCCGTTTTACTAAGCGTGTCGGATTATCCCCGTCCCAATTCAGACATTCCAGGCAGCAGGCAGGGGAAGATTTTTTTGCATTGAAACAGCTCAATAAAAGCCGTTTGCTCCTTCATGATGTTCAGCGCAAGGTTGAAGTAAAAGGGATTATTCGAGGGGAAGCGCCGTTTGATGGTTTTGTCCTGATTGGTTTATTTCCGAAGCCGATTCCTGAAGGGATGCCGCTTTATGGTACGCTGCTGTTTTCGCTCGGGAATTTTTCCTTTTCCAATGTGAAGCCGGGAACTTACTATCTGATGGCGACCTCCGTCACATGGGATATGCAGCCCATTGACTTTTTGCTTCCACATCGGACATTAAGGTATAAAGCAAACGGTCCTCTGATTGTAAAGCCGAATCTGCCGGTTCCGTTTCTCGATATTACACTGCGGTCTCCACGACTTGATGACCCGCCGATTCTGATATCATTGCCGCGCCTGATGAACAACTTTTTACAACGGACAAATCAATAA
- a CDS encoding spore germination protein gives MKHKKPKSLLDMAKRRKSLKSDSESVSNKTGHTPAIADKAGASTNSKSTPKSSQNVTGTDQLAEQLSSNEQKLRDSYSNCSDAIFRQFYIGGVREALLVYIDGMSNTNEIDDSVLSPLMQTTDKTDIQATELIQQHVAVSSVKELKTVTDCLKEISSGNPVIIVDKSKKAFAPALSKWDKRAIDEPEAEQVIRGPREGFIETISVNTSLIRRRIRSPKLKMKSLQLGEYTKTTLLISYVEGLVDKTLIEEVENRLKRIDIDGVLESGIVEEFIEDYPYSPFPQVLVTERPDVVSANLLEGRVAILVDGTPFVIIVPITLYSLLQASEDYYNRFMISTAIRWLRYLFLVISLLLPSLYVAILTYHQEMVPTSLLISMAASREQVPFPALIEVLIMEITFEALREAGLRLPKQVGSAVSIVGALVIGDAAVSAGIVSAPMVIVVAITGIASFTIPRYAASSSFRMLRFPMILLAGTFGLLGIMLGVILIIVHLSTLRSFGVPYLSPMAPMKKHGMKDVLVRAPWWKLDRRPHFTGEYNEFRQSPNQKPDPSRGGEK, from the coding sequence ATGAAGCATAAAAAGCCGAAGTCGTTGTTGGATATGGCAAAACGGCGGAAATCATTGAAATCGGATAGTGAATCTGTATCTAATAAAACAGGCCACACCCCGGCAATAGCAGACAAGGCAGGGGCCAGTACAAATTCGAAAAGCACCCCGAAGTCATCACAGAATGTGACTGGCACAGACCAGCTGGCTGAACAGCTTTCATCGAATGAACAAAAACTTCGTGACAGTTACAGTAATTGTTCCGATGCAATCTTTCGGCAGTTTTACATAGGAGGAGTCAGGGAAGCTTTACTTGTTTATATTGATGGTATGTCCAATACAAATGAAATCGATGACAGTGTTCTTTCACCACTTATGCAAACAACCGATAAAACAGATATCCAAGCGACTGAACTTATCCAACAACATGTTGCGGTTTCCAGTGTCAAAGAATTAAAAACAGTTACGGATTGTCTGAAAGAAATTTCTTCCGGTAATCCGGTTATCATCGTGGACAAGAGCAAAAAGGCATTTGCGCCGGCGCTTTCCAAATGGGACAAACGGGCAATTGATGAGCCGGAAGCTGAGCAGGTGATTAGAGGTCCCCGTGAAGGATTTATAGAAACGATTTCTGTTAATACCTCCTTGATCCGACGAAGAATTCGCAGTCCCAAATTGAAAATGAAATCATTGCAATTAGGCGAATATACGAAAACAACGCTGTTAATTTCGTATGTTGAAGGTCTCGTTGACAAAACATTAATCGAGGAAGTGGAAAACAGATTAAAAAGAATCGATATCGATGGGGTACTTGAAAGCGGTATTGTTGAAGAATTTATTGAGGATTACCCGTATTCACCATTCCCGCAGGTCCTTGTAACGGAACGGCCGGATGTGGTTTCCGCGAACCTTTTGGAAGGCCGTGTTGCTATTTTGGTGGATGGGACGCCGTTTGTCATAATTGTTCCGATAACACTTTATTCATTACTGCAGGCAAGTGAGGATTATTACAATCGTTTTATGATTAGTACAGCTATACGCTGGCTGCGCTATTTGTTTCTGGTTATATCGTTGCTGCTGCCATCCTTGTATGTCGCGATTCTGACCTATCACCAGGAGATGGTGCCTACGTCGCTGTTGATAAGTATGGCCGCATCACGGGAACAGGTGCCATTTCCTGCTTTGATTGAAGTGCTGATTATGGAAATTACATTTGAGGCACTTCGGGAGGCGGGCTTGCGGCTCCCGAAACAAGTTGGTTCCGCAGTCAGCATTGTTGGTGCACTTGTTATTGGTGATGCCGCTGTTTCGGCGGGGATTGTTTCGGCGCCAATGGTCATTGTTGTTGCAATTACAGGGATTGCTTCGTTTACGATTCCGAGGTATGCAGCATCCAGTTCCTTTCGTATGCTTCGGTTTCCGATGATATTACTCGCGGGGACATTCGGCCTGCTGGGGATCATGTTAGGCGTCATTCTAATTATCGTTCATCTGTCAACACTTCGTTCGTTTGGGGTGCCATATCTAAGTCCGATGGCTCCAATGAAGAAGCATGGCATGAAGGATGTCCTCGTTCGGGCACCTTGGTGGAAACTGGATAGACGGCCGCATTTTACCGGGGAATATAACGAATTTCGGCAGTCCCCGAATCAAAAGCCGGATCCGTCCCGCGGCGGTGAAAAATAA
- a CDS encoding GerAB/ArcD/ProY family transporter, with translation MIEKGRISGVQMAILMYPAIMATAILLVPAISGKFARHDMWMSPIWASLAGFMAVYIACQLNKRFPGETVIQYSGEIIGRIPGKLIGFIILFFYLQTNGVIIREYSEFVVGNFLPTTPQMIVNASIVLVCGMAVQGGIEVMARSAQIFVPVVVILFLFIIVLLIPTLEPRNIFPIMENGIMPSVMGSIVPGGWFAEFFLLAFLLPLLGKGEKPMKWGMITVLLVMLTLTVVNFISLALFGNLTSTFTYPFMNAVRYISIAEFLQHLESIVMAIWVAGTFVKVSVFYYAIVLGTAQWLGLSDYRPIVFPIGFLLVIMNIWSAENLQELTHFISTSWTIYSFFVQLLVPVLLLIVACIWKKRAKGDAGK, from the coding sequence ATGATTGAAAAGGGAAGAATCAGTGGCGTCCAGATGGCCATTCTAATGTATCCGGCAATAATGGCAACAGCAATTTTGCTTGTGCCTGCTATTTCCGGCAAGTTTGCTAGACATGATATGTGGATGTCTCCAATCTGGGCTTCGCTGGCAGGGTTTATGGCTGTTTATATTGCCTGCCAGCTGAATAAACGGTTTCCCGGGGAGACGGTTATCCAATATAGCGGCGAAATTATCGGACGGATTCCGGGAAAATTGATAGGGTTCATTATTTTATTTTTTTATTTACAAACAAATGGGGTCATAATCAGGGAATACAGCGAATTTGTAGTGGGAAATTTCTTGCCTACTACACCACAAATGATTGTAAATGCAAGTATTGTTTTAGTCTGTGGAATGGCTGTTCAGGGCGGAATTGAAGTTATGGCAAGAAGCGCACAAATTTTTGTCCCTGTAGTTGTAATACTATTTCTTTTCATCATTGTATTACTTATTCCAACATTGGAACCACGGAATATATTTCCCATAATGGAAAATGGGATCATGCCTTCTGTAATGGGGAGTATCGTACCGGGTGGCTGGTTTGCGGAATTTTTTCTGCTGGCATTTTTGCTGCCGCTTCTGGGAAAAGGGGAAAAACCGATGAAATGGGGCATGATTACTGTCCTTCTTGTTATGCTTACGCTAACAGTTGTCAATTTTATTTCATTGGCTTTATTCGGTAACCTGACCTCTACCTTTACCTATCCATTTATGAACGCTGTCCGCTACATAAGTATCGCTGAATTTCTGCAGCATCTCGAGTCAATTGTAATGGCAATTTGGGTAGCAGGTACATTTGTTAAAGTTTCCGTTTTCTACTATGCGATTGTGCTTGGGACAGCACAGTGGCTGGGTTTATCGGATTACCGGCCGATTGTTTTTCCAATCGGTTTTCTTCTTGTTATCATGAATATTTGGTCAGCAGAAAATTTACAGGAGCTTACGCATTTTATAAGTACCAGCTGGACGATTTATTCATTTTTCGTTCAGCTGCTGGTTCCTGTATTACTGTTAATAGTTGCCTGTATATGGAAAAAAAGAGCTAAAGGAGATGCAGGAAAATGA
- a CDS encoding Ger(x)C family spore germination protein: MKQICIAFLLIFLLSGCWDRTEVNDLAIVAGTGLDKTEDGNILLSVQIINPKASGSSTGGSSGGQTSGNLATVREAVGKTIFDAKSKLQEQVPRKLFWGHNRAVIIGPKMAEQGIRKHIDFFARHPFPRLRAFTFMTTNNVTDVLKVMPALERSSSEVMREISKIKVGMSVTTKDLLNMLQGKATSTALPIVEVIPEPLGTEGLRISGTAIFNNAKMVGQIDDKLTRGILWLRDAVDTASVTIQPKGVKGNISFHLLRSTTKLIPKIENGKWKIIAQIKSLDDAVENETKLDLMNPDIVNKLEKQLAQAIEERIRLVLKKVQKEMKADVFTFSDAFHRHYPKKWKKVEGNWEEKFPEVQVVIQCNVDIKRPGRSTAPEGVPPDEVIGK, translated from the coding sequence ATGAAGCAAATCTGTATTGCCTTTTTGTTGATTTTCTTGCTTTCCGGGTGCTGGGACCGGACCGAAGTCAATGATCTGGCTATTGTAGCCGGAACTGGTCTTGATAAAACCGAAGACGGTAATATTCTGCTTTCCGTACAAATTATCAATCCCAAGGCTAGTGGAAGCAGCACCGGCGGGAGCAGCGGCGGACAAACTTCCGGTAATTTGGCGACCGTAAGAGAGGCGGTTGGCAAAACAATTTTCGATGCAAAATCCAAACTGCAGGAACAAGTGCCCAGAAAGCTTTTCTGGGGCCATAATCGGGCTGTTATTATTGGTCCGAAAATGGCTGAGCAAGGTATTCGAAAACACATTGATTTTTTCGCACGGCATCCATTCCCAAGGCTGCGTGCATTTACATTTATGACCACTAATAATGTTACCGATGTTTTAAAGGTTATGCCTGCTCTGGAGCGGAGTTCTTCAGAGGTTATGCGTGAAATATCGAAAATTAAAGTTGGCATGAGTGTGACTACGAAGGACTTGCTCAATATGCTGCAAGGAAAAGCAACTTCCACAGCGTTGCCGATTGTGGAAGTTATCCCTGAACCACTTGGGACAGAGGGACTCCGCATAAGCGGTACTGCTATTTTTAACAATGCTAAAATGGTTGGTCAGATTGATGATAAATTGACCAGAGGGATTCTGTGGCTGCGGGATGCGGTTGATACCGCTTCCGTAACCATCCAGCCAAAAGGCGTAAAAGGCAATATTTCGTTTCATCTGCTCCGGTCCACAACAAAGCTAATTCCAAAGATAGAAAACGGCAAATGGAAAATAATTGCGCAGATTAAATCATTGGATGATGCCGTGGAAAATGAAACGAAGCTTGATTTAATGAATCCTGACATTGTAAATAAGCTGGAAAAGCAACTTGCACAAGCTATTGAAGAACGAATTCGGCTTGTACTTAAAAAAGTGCAAAAAGAGATGAAGGCCGATGTGTTCACTTTTTCTGACGCATTTCATCGTCATTACCCTAAAAAGTGGAAAAAAGTAGAGGGAAATTGGGAGGAGAAATTTCCGGAAGTCCAAGTGGTTATTCAATGCAACGTCGATATTAAGCGGCCAGGGCGATCCACAGCGCCGGAAGGAGTGCCGCCGGATGAGGTGATCGGCAAATGA